A DNA window from Malus domestica chromosome 12, GDT2T_hap1 contains the following coding sequences:
- the LOC103450012 gene encoding heavy metal-associated isoprenylated plant protein 6-like, with protein MGEKKESPKNDGEKKPTDAAPKKDDGLNIFIFKTDIHCEGCAKKIKRAVKNFEGVEQVKTDSAANKLTVTGKVDPAGLKEKLEQKIKKKVDLVSPQPKKDGGGGGGGDKKPAADGKAEKKGEEKKPADNKKPADDKKAAEDKKAKEAPKESAVVLKIRLHCDGCMQKMKSKISKFKGVNNVSFDASKDLVTVKGFMDVKELVPYLKEKFRRAVEVVPPKKDDSGAADKKPKDGGGDKKEKEGAGGDKKEKEGGGEKKDKAVAAGDGEKKEVVAAAGGGGGGGAPKMEMSKMEYNGYPYPPPSYYWYDEGHVYNHNKFVMEAQAHQAHISQGSSSHGYAVPMEHYPAPQMFSDENPNGCSVM; from the exons ATGGGTGAG AAAAAGGAATCCCCGAAGAATGACGGTGAGAAGAAGCCCACCGACGCCGCCCCCAAGAAGGACGACGGTCTGAACATCTTCATTTTCAAGACCGACATCCATTGCGAGGGATGTGCTAAGAAAATCAAACGGGCTGTCAAGAATTTTGAAG gCGTTGAACAAGTGAAGACGGATAGTGCAGCCAACAAATTGACTGTAACTGGGAAAGTTGATCCCGCCGGACTCAAGGAGAAGCTCGAGCAGAAGATCAAGAAGAAGGTCGACCTGGTTTCTCCTCAGCCCAAAAAAGatggtggcggtggcggtggtggaGACAAGAAGCCTGCCGCAGATGGAAAGGCTGAGAAAAAGGGTGAAGAGAAAAAGCCAGCTGATAACAAAAAGCCAGCGGATGACAAGAAGGCAGCTGAAGACAAAAAGGCCAAAGAGGCACCCAAAGAG AGTGCTGTGGTGTTGAAGATCAGATTGCATTGTGATGGTTGCATGCAGAAGATGAAGAGTAAAATCTCCAAGTTTAAAG GTGTTAACAATGTGAGCTTTGACGCATCCAAGGACCTAGTAACGGTGAAGGGCTTCATGGACGTAAAGGAACTAGTACCTTACCTCAAGGAGAAGTTCCGGAGGGCCGTGGAAGTGGTCCCACCCAAGAAAGATGACAGCGGAGCCGCCGACAAGAAACCAAAAGACGGCGGCGGGgacaagaaggaaaaagaaggtGCAGGAGGTGataagaaggagaaagaaggaggtGGTGAGAAGAAAGATAAAGCAGTCGCAGCAGGCGacggagaaaagaaagaagttgTCGCGGCCGCAggcggcggaggaggaggaggcgcCCCGAAGATGGAGATGAGCAAGATGGAATATAATGGGTACCCTTACCCACCTCCTTCTTACTATTGGTACGACGAAGGGCACGTTTACAACCACAACAAGTTTGTAATGGAGGCTCAAGCGCACCAAGCGCACATTAGCCAAGGGTCGTCTAGCCACGGCTACGCCGTGCCGATGGAACACTACCCTGCGCCGCAGATGTTCAGCGACGAAAATCCAAACGGTTGTTCGGTGATGTAG